The following coding sequences are from one Pseudomonas oryzae window:
- the trxC gene encoding thioredoxin TrxC, with product MTEPLIIPCPHCHGLNRIPAARLGDAPRCGRCKSAVLPGQPFAVDGAGFAAQLRGDLPLLLDVWADWCGPCKAFAPIFDQAARQLSGRVRLAKLDSEAEPQLAGQLGIRSIPSLILFRDGREVARQSGALALPQLLAWLRQHGVA from the coding sequence ATGACCGAGCCGCTGATCATCCCCTGCCCGCACTGCCACGGGCTCAACCGCATCCCCGCTGCCCGCCTGGGCGACGCGCCGCGCTGCGGGCGCTGCAAGAGCGCCGTGCTGCCGGGCCAGCCGTTCGCCGTCGACGGCGCCGGCTTCGCCGCCCAGCTCCGGGGCGACCTACCGCTGCTGCTCGACGTCTGGGCCGACTGGTGCGGGCCGTGCAAGGCCTTCGCGCCGATCTTCGACCAGGCGGCGCGCCAGCTGAGCGGCCGCGTGCGTCTGGCCAAGCTGGACAGCGAGGCCGAGCCGCAGCTGGCCGGCCAGCTGGGCATCCGCTCGATCCCCAGCCTGATCCTGTTCCGGGACGGTCGCGAGGTGGCGCGGCAGAGCGGCGCCCTGGCGCTGCCGCAGCTGCTCGCCTGGCTGCGCCAGCACGGCGTGGCCTAG
- a CDS encoding universal stress protein, translating into MLKHILVAHDLSPEADLALRRGALLAREQGARLTLLHVAATAEAADAACVRMRERLDACGASGAQVRACHGQAVAMLLHQARGLEADLLVLGTHHRRSPEGFAGTTLERLLHDSPAPVLLVAGHDPAPWRSALAALDFSPCASRALQLARSLLGAGAQLHALHVHEVAAIHAGEDPADLAFQNELFERLLGEQQALLDDGVQLSHELRQGERLSCLQAVLAERRPQLLALGAHSRSQLADTLLGSLTLECLRQPPCDVLVVR; encoded by the coding sequence ATGCTCAAGCACATCCTCGTCGCCCACGACCTCAGCCCCGAGGCCGACCTGGCCCTGCGGCGCGGCGCTCTGCTGGCCCGCGAGCAGGGCGCACGGCTGACCCTGCTGCACGTCGCGGCGACGGCGGAAGCGGCCGACGCCGCGTGCGTGCGAATGCGCGAGCGCCTGGATGCCTGTGGCGCCTCAGGGGCGCAAGTGCGGGCCTGCCACGGCCAGGCGGTGGCGATGCTGCTACACCAGGCCCGCGGCCTGGAAGCCGACCTGCTGGTGCTCGGCACCCATCACCGGCGGTCGCCGGAAGGCTTCGCCGGCACCACCCTGGAGCGTCTCCTCCACGACAGCCCGGCGCCGGTGCTGCTGGTCGCCGGCCATGACCCGGCGCCCTGGCGCAGCGCGCTGGCCGCGCTGGACTTCTCGCCCTGCGCCAGCCGCGCCCTGCAGCTGGCGCGCAGCCTGCTCGGCGCCGGCGCACAGCTGCACGCACTGCACGTGCACGAGGTGGCGGCGATCCATGCCGGCGAGGATCCGGCCGACCTGGCGTTCCAGAACGAGCTGTTCGAGCGCCTGCTGGGCGAGCAGCAGGCGCTCCTGGATGATGGCGTGCAGCTCAGCCACGAGCTGCGTCAGGGCGAGCGGCTGAGTTGCCTGCAGGCGGTGCTGGCCGAGCGCCGGCCGCAGTTGCTCGCCCTCGGCGCGCACAGCCGCAGCCAGTTGGCCGACACCCTGCTCGGCAGCCTGACCCTGGAGTGCCTGCGTCAGCCGCCGTGCGACGTGCTGGTGGTGCGCTGA